A window of Micromonas commoda chromosome 13, complete sequence contains these coding sequences:
- a CDS encoding predicted protein, with product MAAALSPSTGGAAPHGFAARVRLNVDPVLLRESKRRPEIAYSWFPLPAAAAPTFGASSRCTVDALARSIHASLGLLCQSHRDLLLRVDGYALAHELDIAVVRDGDVVHVSAPDSLHGGPWPESPAPGVVGAATLPTNFFVTTTPATAPPALAPRREAMETAPERERDGEGKDRSRSARRKALKRARARAEKYGSAGGGGSGREIQPPPAAPPTKRSRLARGDHHPDRRRVIHPAPAGADSLDPNGDLAANGGSLATWDERGWVPRPDDAALAAAQAAAQMAGACAKNATRKKIAFGGEANDRPSSSSSSSSSSDASSSSSSDSDSSSGDDEDEGTGGGDTTGGDEDALRDEWLALAANDDHELGAGEDCDGRVEQGDVLAYALHGRTLVGVVESTQPDFGGDGGGVRVSARLAPHPERRRLKGLAFAAKLIASFGGEAHRDRPPPPFDGIEPNGTVTVGVDDLVRTAKLVGGPRFKRAAQLANESQKSGDKETKGDKERKRTPAIEADLEDASAEGSDPDEVREETRWLDAARPKEDPPPMEHRGWTWEDLINDHAYDPYQTLGYDPTNAAPTHDRSDKAIERDTDDVPRKVPAPGAAPTGAALSHRWRQSGAAAAAAAAAAAAAAGGGGETADSSGGGAQSEPERAPTPDPPPEPRVAAAPPPKSPKGPGKGPRGRPKGCPEQRALEVVFKRSMDEWRKSLPRGKRDKLDKDLKVKPGAPAKDFHLIGSIHKIHWDDDKSQKRAEVVAELNKLWQSFQIYHRKE from the coding sequence atggccgcggcgctctcgccctcgacgggcggcgccgccccgcacggcttcgccgcgcgggttcgcctCAACGTGGACCCCGTCCTCCTGCGCGAGTCTAAGCGCAGGCCCGAGATCGCGTACTCGTGGTTtcccctccccgccgccgccgccccgacgttcggggcgtcgtcgagatgcaccgtcgacgcgctggcgaggtcgatacacgcgtcgctcggcctGCTTTGTCAATCGCATCGCGACCTGCTGctgcgcgtcgacgggtaCGCGCTGGCGCACGAGCTGGACATAGCGGTGGTcagggacggcgacgtggtgcACGTGAGCGCGCCCGACAGCCTGCACGGCGGCCCGTGGCCCGAGTCACCCGCGCcaggcgtcgtcggcgcggccaCGCTTCCAACGAACTTTTtcgtgacgacgacgcccgcgacggcgccgccggcgctggcgccgcgtcgggaggcgatggagacggcgccggagcgggagcgggacGGCGAGGGGAAGGATaggagcaggagcgcgaggcgtaaggcgctcaagcgcgcgcgcgcgcgtgcggagAAGTACGggtccgcgggcggcggcggttccggGCGCGAGAttcagccgccgcccgccgcaccgccgacgaagcgctcgaggctcgcgcggggcgaccaCCACcccgaccgacgccgcgtcatccaccccgcgcccgccggcgccgactcgCTCGATCCCaacggcgacctcgccgccaacggcgGGTCACTCGCCACgtgggacgagcgcgggtgggtgccgcgccccgacgacgccgccctcgccgccgcgcaggctgccGCGCAGATGGCGGGCGCCTGCGCGAAAaacgcgacgaggaagaagattgccttcggcggcgaggctaACGACCGCCCGTCCTCATCGTCTTCATCCTCGTCTTCATCCGACGCGTcatcatcctcgtcgtcggactcggactcgtcatccggagacgacgaagacgagggcaccggcggtggcgacacaaccggcggcgacgaagacgctCTTCGCGACGAGTGGCTCGCGCTGGCCGCAAACGACGATCACGAgcttggcgccggcgaggactgcgacggacgcgtcgagcaggGCGACGTGCTGGCGTACGCCCTGCACGGCCGAACGCTCGTGGGCGTCGTGGAATCGACGCAGCCGGactttggcggcgacggcggcggcgttcgagtCTCCGCTCGGCTGGCGCCGCACCCCGAGCGTCGCCGGCTGAAAGGATTGGCCTTTGCCGCGAAACTCATCGCGAGCTTCGGGGGCGaagctcatcgcgaccgaccgccgccgcctttcgACGGCATCGAGCCCAACGGtaccgtcaccgtcggcgtcgacgacctcgtccgcACCGCGAAACTCGTCGGCGGTCCCCGGTTCAAGCGAgccgcacagctggcgaatGAGAGCCAAAAGTCGGGGGACAAAGAAACGAAAGGAGACAAAGAAAGGAAGCGCACCcccgcgatcgaggcggatctggaggacgcgtccgccgagggAAGCGACCCGGACGAGGTCCGCGAAGAGACGCGGtggctggacgcggcgaggcccaaggaggacccgccgccgatggagCACAGGGGGTGGACGTGGGAAGATCTCATCAACGACCACGCGTACGATCCGTACCAGACGCTCGGGTACGATCCGACAAACGCAGCGCCCACGCACGATAGGTCGGACAAGGCGATCGAGAGGGACACGGACGACGTCCCGAGGAAggtgccggcgccgggcgcggcgcccacgggcgcggcgctttCGCACAGGTGGAGGCaatcgggcgccgccgccgctgctgccgcggcggcggctgcggcggcggctggtgGGGGTGGAGAGACGGCCGACTcatcgggcggcggcgcgcaatCGGAACCCGAGAGAGCCCCGacgccggatccgccgccggagccccgcgtcgcggccgcgccgccgcccaagtCCCCGAAGGGGCCCGGCAAGGGCCCGAGGGGACGACCGAAGGGGTGCCCGGAGCAACGCGCTCTGGAGGTTGTGTTCAAGCGGAGCATGGACGAGTGGCGAAAGTCGCTGCCGAGGGGGAAGCGGGACAAGCTCGACAAGGACCTGAAGGTCAAGCCGGGCGCCCCCGCCAAGGACTTTCACCTCATCGGCAGCATACACAAGATCCACTGGGACGACGATAAGAGCCagaagcgcgcggaggtcgTGGCGGAGCTCAACAAGCTCTGGCAATCGTTCCAGATTTACCATCGAAAGGAGTAG
- a CDS encoding predicted protein, translating to MGSGARARSRSFKPRDNFAVEESHRASTSPPGETSGGGGAASLAAARLSFGHGASSDGIRGSGLGPAASVAGEPCRACRAAGASTSGTHRGGATGRSPPRMSSELARALAADAQVAVAIDQPHAVADDDEPGGDAQPRCTCGRGWNERVRRLSETIAQGLVAATVPATRGAHDATNERIGIGIGTAGGGGVSDSPTCDDDILLYDGSDEGRAREEAASVAETRGEEPGDSPTGDSRPGDSPGGGDSPGVIPCDACPSCDDACGVQNCATCGGPRGYRTGDVEALNGGSYRMAPPEEVAAAVDIATAAAANPRRTGWGRSVGATDDDALNPKLNLGTGGLLVAGDTKGKKRRESVPLTCCQVRRHRHEGSLWLVANGRVYDATLFMYDHPVGPAPMLRGSGRDNTEDMEMHSGAAQRAWRRLRIGHLVPCPAAGYGYFNPPPRESRCAIQ from the coding sequence ATggggagcggcgcgcgcgctcgttcgcggtCGTTCAAGCCGCGGGATAACTTCGCGGTGGAGGAGTcccaccgcgcgtcgacctcaCCTCCCGGGgagacgagcggcggcggcggcgcggcgtcgctcgctgCGGCGAGGCTCTCGTTTGGCCACGGCGCTTCGTCCGATGGGATTCGGGGATCGGGGCTgggtcccgccgcctccgtcgcgggcgagccgTGTCGAGCTTGCagggccgcgggggcgtccacgtccggtacgcaccgcggcggcgcgacggggaggagcccaccgcggatgagctccgagctcgcgcgcgcgctcgccgccgacgcgcaggtGGCCGTCGCCATCGATCAACCCCACGctgtcgcggacgacgacgagccggggggcgacgcgcagcCGCGATGCACGTGCGGCAGGGGGTGGAACGAACGCGTCAGGAGGCTGAGCGAGACCATCGCGCAGGGACTCGTCGCAGCGAcggtgcccgcgacgcgcggtgcccacgacgcgacgaacgaacgaatCGGAATCGGAATCGGAAccgccggcgggggaggcgtcAGTGACTCACCgacgtgcgacgacgacatcctcCTCTACGACGGCAGCGACgaggggagggcgcgggaggaggcggcgtcggtggcggagacacgcggcgaagagcccggtgactcaccgacCGGTGACTCACggcccggtgactcaccgggaggcggtgactcaccgggagTCATCCCGTGCGACGCGTGTCCgtcgtgcgacgacgcgtgcggcgtcCAAAACTGCGCGACGTGCggcggcccgcgcgggtATCGAACCGgagacgtcgaggcgctgaACGGTGGATCTTATCGCATGGCGCCcccggaggaggtggcggcggcggtggacatcgcgacggcggcggcggcgaaccctCGACGAACGGGATGGGGTCGAAGCGTCGGAgccacggacgacgacgcgctaAACCCAAAACTAAACCTAGGGACGGGGGGTTtgctcgtcgcgggtgaTACTAAGGGCAAGAAGAGACGGGAGAGCGTGCCGCTGACGTGCTGCCAGGTGAGACGTCATCGCCACGAGGGATCGCTGTGGCTCGTCGCCAACGGCAGGGTCTACGACGCCACCCTGTTCATGTACGATCACCCGGtgggacccgcgccgatgCTGAGGGGCAGCGGGCGGGATAACACGGAGGACATGGAGATGCACTCGGGggcggcgcagcgcgcgtggcggcggctgagaATCGGGCACCTCGTGccgtgcccggcggcgggataCGGGTATTtcaacccgccgccgcgagagaGCCGGTGCGCTATCCAGTGA